The stretch of DNA CGCTGGTCTTCGGGGTCTCCTGGTTCACCCCGGAGGAGGTTCAGGCGGTGTTCGCCTACTTCTTCACCTGGTTCATGCTGGTCGCCGGGGTGCGGCCGGTGTTCGAGCTGCAGGCGCAGCGGCGCCGCCAGCCCTCGCCGCACTCCGACGCCGACCAGCTGCACCGGCTCACCGGGGTGTCCGGCACCGTCTGGGTGATGGTGTTCGGCGCGGTGAACCTGGGCGCGCTGGCGCTGGGCGTGTGGCTGCTGTGGAACTCGGCGGCGCCGGTGCTGTGAGCGCCGGGCGGAGCCGCCGGTGCGCACGGTGCCGGCGGCGCGGGAACGCCGGCATGAAAAAGAACACCCGGCCGGATCCGGCCGGGTGTTCTTCGTCGCGCGGGTGCCGCGCGGGCCGCGGTCAGCCGCCGATGCGCAGCGGGGCGGCGAGCGCGGAGGGCACGTCGGGCAGCACCGGGATGCGGGTGTCGATCGCGGTGACGTGCAGGATCTGCGCGACGCGCTCGTTGGGGGCGGCGAGCAGCACGGTGGCGTAGTGCTCCTTGGCGAGCTTGTGCGCCTGGATCAGCACGCGCAGCCCGCTGGAGTCGATGAAGTCGAGCCGGGTGCAGTCCAGCACGACCCGGCCGTGCGGGCGGGACTCGACGGCCTCCCTGGCGGCCTGGTGGAACCGCTTCTCCGTGGCCATGTCGATCTCGCCTTCGAGCACCAGGACGAGGCCGTCGTCGTGGGCGCGGCTGGTGATCCTCAGGGCGGGCATGTTCGCTCCGGAAGCGCTGGGAAGGGACGCGGAGACAGCAGGCCCACCGGTGGCTGCATGCTGGTCGTGACGGAACTGCTGTCTCATCGTGTGGCTACCCCTCATGCCGGGAGACTGCCTACCGGCACCTGCGTGGTCATCGTCGTCTGCGAATGCTTCGACGTCGGGGCGGGCAGCCGTGTCGCGGTCGACCGGGCCGGAAACGGCCTTTCGGGGGGCGACGCGTGTGCGCTGGCTCGGGTTGGTCGGCGCCCGCTCGTTCCTAAGGAGCTTAAAACAAGCATCCGACAGGGACGATACCACACGGCCGTGGCCTATTCGTGACATGGGTGAAGCGGGAGTGTGTTCGGGGTCGGGCAGGAGGCGGCGGGTGATATCGGCCGTCGAGGTCTGGGAGGGGCGGCCCCCGGGTGCTAGCCTCAAAAAACCAAGCATGTGCTTGCTCGATGAGGAGGCGTCTCGGCATGGCCATCGAATTCAGCAGAGCCACGGCGCGCGTCGGTGCCTACGTCACCGGTGCGGACCTCCGCAAGGAGCTCTCCGCCGAGGAGGTCGGCACCATCTACGCCGGGCTGCTCGAGCACGGCGTGCTCTTCTTCCGCGACCAGCACATCACCGACGAGGAGCACCTCCGCTTCGCCCTGCGCTTCGGCACGCTGAGCATCCCGCCGATGAAGATCCGCAAGAACACCGGCGACCCGGTGGCCGACGCGGTGCACGTGCTCGACCAGACCAGCCCCAAGGGCGAGGGCGGCGACAACTGGCACGCCGACAACACCTTCATGCCCGATCCTCCGCTCGGCTCGATCCTGCGCGCCGTGGTGCTCCCCCCGGTCGGCGGCGACACCCTGTGGGCCAGCGCCTACTCCGCCTACGAGGCGCTCTCCCCGCCGCTGCGCGCGCTGGCCGAGAACCTCGTCGGTGTGCACGACATCACCCCCGGGGTGACCAAGGCCAAGGCCAAGGGCCACCCGCTGGACCTGGAGAGCCTGCAGCGCGAGTGGCCGCCGATCGAGCACCCGGTGGTGCGGGTCCATCCCGAGACCGGCCGGAGGCTGCTCTACGTCAACCGCAGCTCGGTCACCCGGCTCAAGGGCCTCACCGAGTGGGAGAACGAGGCGCTGCTGCCGCTGCTCTGCGACCAGATCCGGCACCCCGAGTTCCAGGTCCGGCTGAAGTGGGAGCCGGGCACCATCGCGTTCTGGGACAACCGGGCGGTGCAGCACTACGCCGTCCCCGACTACACCGAGCGCCGCGAGATGCACCGGGTCACGGTGGACTTCCCCAAGGGGTTCGCCGACTGACCCGCGCCCGCTCCTCCCCCCGAGATCCTCGCCCTGGGGCGGGCTTTCCCGGCAACGGGCTCAGCGGCCCACGGCCTCCCCGCCGCCGGACGGCACCCCGTCCCGGGAGCCGTCCGGCCCGGCGGACCCCTCCGGCCCGGCCGGGTCCCCGGGGCCGGCCGGCTCCTCCGGCCGCGGGCCCTCGCGCTGCATCACCCAGATGGCCGCGGAGAGGGTCAGCGGCACCGCCACGGTCAGCGCCAGCGCCGGGATGGCGATCCCCGAGTCGTTCGCCGCGAACCCGACCAGCGCGGTGACCAGCGAACCGGTCAGCCCGGCGCGCAGCGTCGGGGCGTACTCGTAGGTGCGCTGCAGTGCGCCCATCCGCCAGTTGGTCGGCTTGTTCAGCACCGCGAACAGGAACAGCAGGGCGCACGCGGCGAGCAGGGTCAGCTGCCAGTTGCCCAGGGTGCCGAGCATCGCGCCGAGCTTGCGCGCCACCACCGGGCCCGCCTCGCCGCGCAGCACCTGCTCGGCGAAGAGCCCGAAGTGGCTCCGCTCTGCGGGCGGGCCCAGGTAGTCCCAGTAGGACACCGCGGCGAGCAGCACCGCCCCCGCGGCGCACACCAGCGCCATCCGCCAGACCGTCACCCGGTGCCCGGCGATCATCAGCACCGTCACCGCCAGCCCCGGCAGGATGGCGATCAGCCCGCCGAAGTCGGTGCCCAGCCCCGGGGTGCCGATCACCACCATCGTGGCCAGCCCGATCACCGAGGCGGAGACCACCGCCGCGCGCCGCCGCCCGCGCTCGATCAGGAAGTGCGCGATCCCCGCCACCAGCATCAGCATCCCGGTGGCGAAGGTGGCGAAGGCGATGTTGCCCAGCCCGTAGAACCGGCCCGCGACGATCGGCGTGTACCCGGTGGGCGAGTTCATCTGCAGGTTGGAGCCGGTGCACATGTCCACGAAGAGCACCGCCGTGGTGATCCCGGCGACCACCGTCATCGGACCGAGCACGGTGCGCCGCCACGGCCCGGCCGTCGCCACCAGCACCACCAGCGCGTCGCAGGCCAGCACGCACACCGGCAGCGCGATCTGCGGCACCGCGGAGGACCACCACGGCACCAGGTTGGCCAGGTAGCTGGAGACCGGCACGGCCGCCCCGCCCAGCGCCACCACCCGGGTCACCGCCAGCGCCTGGGCGCGCCTGGTCCGGTTCCGCTCGCCGTACCGGTGCACCGCGTAGGCCGCGGCCGCGTAGATCAGCAGCTGGAGCGCGACCAGCAGGCTGAAGAAGCCGGCCATCAGCGCCTGCACCACGTCGGCGGCGGTGGAGAAGTCGGTGAGGTCGCCGACGGACCGGCCGGTCCCCTCCGGCCGCTCCACCGCCGACCAGGACCGGCCGACCATCGCCCGGGTCGGCTCGGTGCCCATCGACTGCACCAGGGTCATGGTGGCGTCGGTCAGCGTGACCAGGCCGTTCCGCCGGGTGGACTCCGAGCGCAGGTAGCCGCCGCCGTAGCCGGCCGCCTCCGGGCCGGGGCCGTGCAGCAGCGCCGCGTTGAGCCGGGACGCCCCGGCCTCCACCGACACCCCGGCGACCATCAGCGTCGCGTTCTCCGGCAGCGCGTCCAGGACCCGGCCGAGCTCGGCGTCGACCTCGGCCAGCGCCTCCCGCCGCTGCCGCTCCTGCACCGGGCCGGGCTCCGGCTCGGGCTCCTCCTCGCTGTTGGCGGTGGACTCCTCCTCGTCCGGGGTGGCCTCCGGGTGCTCGGGCGGGTCCAGGTAGAGGTCGGCCAGCGGGTCCAGGGCGACCACGGTGAGCCAGGACGACTCCATGTCGGTGCGGCGCAGCGCCTCGGTGCCGGACAGGTACCGGTCGACCCGGCCGTCCTCGTCGGCGGCGGCCAGCGCGGCCCCCGGCCCGACGGCCAGGGTGGTGCCGCCCATCTCGTGCACCGACCGGCCGAGCAGCCCGACCTGTGCGCCGTAGGGCGAGTCGGCGTTCACCTCGACGTGGTCCTCGAAGTCGGGCACCACGGCGCCGCCGTCCGAGCGCTCCGGCGGCACCGGAAGTTCGCAGATGGAGTACTGCTGCCGCAGGCTGAACGCCCGCTGGCCGGCCGAGACGGTCAGCCATCCGTCCACCGGGCAGGTGCGCGAGGTGGCGGTGCGGATCGACATGTTGCCGATCGCGCTCTCGCCGGCCAGCGCCCACAGCTCCGGCATGGTCTCGGGGCCGACCTCCTCCCAGCGCAGCCCGGGGACCCCGACCAGCACGGCGGGCCCGCCCGGCGGCCCGTCGCCGACGGTCGCCGGGGCGGAGGCCTGGGCGTGCGCGGAGGCTGCTGCGGGCGGCCCGCCCTCGGCCGGCGGCGCGGACGCCGCACCCCCGGCCGCCAGCGCCGCGCCCACCGCGACGACGCGCAACAGCAGACCCGCCAGCGCCACGGCGCCCCCTCGACTCGACCCGGAAAGCCCTGCCCGTGCCGCTCACGGTAGTGCTCCGGCCACCGAGATCAAGGCCGTGCCACGCACTCCGCCCCATCCCGCCCGGAATGCCCCAGGGGCGCACCCGGCCGCGGTACAGCCCCACCCCAGCGCCCCCTGGTTGAGCCCCGTCCCGCCCGCGGTGCAGCGCTACCTCGACACCGCCGTGACAGCGGCGGGCCACCCCAGAGAGGTGGGTGCCGGGCCGGGGTGTGGCGGGAAGGCAGAGGTGGGGGCCGGGCCCTGGCGATGTGGGCGAGGCGGCCCGCCGGTCAGTGCCGACGCAGGCCGGTGAAGGCCGCGGCGGCGACCTGGTCGGCGAGGGCCTCGGCGTCCAGGCCGCGGCCCGGGCGGTACCACTCGACCAGGGAGTTGACCATGCCGAAGATGAGCCGGGCGGCCACCTCGGGGTCGGCGTCGGGGCGGATGGCGCCGTCGGCCATCCCCTCGCGGACCAGGTCGGCGACGAAGCGGTCGAACTCGCGGCGCCGCTTCAGCGCGCGGCGCTCCACCGGGGTGTTGCCCCGCACCCGCAGCAACAGGGTGACGTGCGGCAGCTCCTCGACCAGCACCCGGACGCTGCCGCGCAGCACGTGCTCCAGCCGGTCGATGGCCGCTCCGGCGGTGGCGCCCGGCTCCTCGGTCACCGCGAACAGGGCGTCCATCGCCCGGTCCAGGGAGCGGCGGAGCAGCTCCGCCTTGCCCGAGTAGTGGTGGTAGATGGCCGACTTGGTCACGCCCAGCGCACGGGCCAGGTCCTCCATGCTGGTGCCGTCGTAGCCGCGCTCGTTGAACACGCGCACCGAGGTGCGCAGCACCGATTCGGCGTCGTGGCCGGGGCGCCCGGCGCGGCGCCGGGCGGGGGCGGAACGTCCGGAGGGGGCGCGCTCGGGCGCGGTCGGGTGCGGCATAGAGGGTGAATCTACCCGCGCGGCCCCGGCGCCGGCGCCCCCGCCGGCGCCGTCCGGTTCAACCGTGCCCAACGCCACAGCCCCCGCTCACCGCGGCCGCTGGTCGCTGATCCGGCGGACCTTGCCGACCGAGCGCTCCAGCGTCTCCGGGGCCAGCACCTCCACGGCCGCGCCCACCCCGGTGTGCTCGCGGACCGCCTCGGCCAGCGCGGCGCCGGCGCGCCGCCGCTCCTCCTCGCCGGTGCCGGGCCGGCACTCCACCCGCACCGTCATCTCGTCCAGCCGCCCGGGGCGGCGCAGCACCAGCTGGAAGTGCGGGGAGAGCGCGGGCACCCGCAGCACCTGCTCCTCGATCTGGGTGGGGAACAGGTTCACCCCGCGCAGCACGATCATGTCGTCGCTGCGCCCGGTGATCCGGGACATCCGCCGGAACGCCGGCCGCGCCGTGCCGGGCAGCAGCCGGGACAGGTCGCGGGTGCGGTACCGGACGACCGGCATCGCCTCCTTGGTGAGCGTGGTGAACACCAGCTCGCCCTCGCCCCCGCCGGGCACCGGCGAGCCGTCCACCGGGTCGACGATCTCCGGCAGGAAGTGGTCCTCGAAGACGTGCGGGCCGTCCTTGGACTCCACGCACTCGTTGGCCACCCCGGGCCCCATCACCTCGGACAGCCCGTAGATGTCCACCGCGTCCAGGTCGAAGGTCTCCTCGATCTCGGCGCGCATGTCCTCGGTCCACGGCTCGGCGCCGCAGATCGCGGTGCGCAGCGACGAGGCGCGCGGGTCCAGGCCCCGGGCGCGGAACGCGTCGGCGATGGTCAGCAGGTAGGAGGGGGTGACCATGATGATCTCCGGGCGCAGGTCCTCGATCAGCTGCACCTGGCGCTCGGTCTGCCCGCCGGACACCGGGATCACCGTGCAGCCCAGCCGCTCCG from Nocardiopsis composta encodes:
- a CDS encoding STAS domain-containing protein, coding for MPALRITSRAHDDGLVLVLEGEIDMATEKRFHQAAREAVESRPHGRVVLDCTRLDFIDSSGLRVLIQAHKLAKEHYATVLLAAPNERVAQILHVTAIDTRIPVLPDVPSALAAPLRIGG
- a CDS encoding TetR/AcrR family transcriptional regulator; this translates as MPHPTAPERAPSGRSAPARRRAGRPGHDAESVLRTSVRVFNERGYDGTSMEDLARALGVTKSAIYHHYSGKAELLRRSLDRAMDALFAVTEEPGATAGAAIDRLEHVLRGSVRVLVEELPHVTLLLRVRGNTPVERRALKRRREFDRFVADLVREGMADGAIRPDADPEVAARLIFGMVNSLVEWYRPGRGLDAEALADQVAAAAFTGLRRH
- a CDS encoding phenylacetate--CoA ligase family protein, which gives rise to MTEAPRPTAGPRPAGPPRPRREGAPARLGPPPEPSALDPMERASRDMLEEHQLARLRWTLGRAYAHQEFYRRKCDAAGVHPDDLRSLSDLARFPFTTKQDLRDAYPFGALASPMDRVLRLHASSGTTGQATVAGYTRGDLDVWADLVARCIRASGGRPGQKVHVAYGYGLFTGGLGAHYGAERLGCTVIPVSGGQTERQVQLIEDLRPEIIMVTPSYLLTIADAFRARGLDPRASSLRTAICGAEPWTEDMRAEIEETFDLDAVDIYGLSEVMGPGVANECVESKDGPHVFEDHFLPEIVDPVDGSPVPGGGEGELVFTTLTKEAMPVVRYRTRDLSRLLPGTARPAFRRMSRITGRSDDMIVLRGVNLFPTQIEEQVLRVPALSPHFQLVLRRPGRLDEMTVRVECRPGTGEEERRRAGAALAEAVREHTGVGAAVEVLAPETLERSVGKVRRISDQRPR
- a CDS encoding TauD/TfdA dioxygenase family protein, producing the protein MAIEFSRATARVGAYVTGADLRKELSAEEVGTIYAGLLEHGVLFFRDQHITDEEHLRFALRFGTLSIPPMKIRKNTGDPVADAVHVLDQTSPKGEGGDNWHADNTFMPDPPLGSILRAVVLPPVGGDTLWASAYSAYEALSPPLRALAENLVGVHDITPGVTKAKAKGHPLDLESLQREWPPIEHPVVRVHPETGRRLLYVNRSSVTRLKGLTEWENEALLPLLCDQIRHPEFQVRLKWEPGTIAFWDNRAVQHYAVPDYTERREMHRVTVDFPKGFAD